In Limibacter armeniacum, a single window of DNA contains:
- a CDS encoding hydroxymethylglutaryl-CoA reductase: MFIPSILLKQLYTRGSLTNVDGGVKFSLKNRLKDAKLLEILSVKLNKKPIPLEDVSILFGDKEAIAALELKHAGELDFPLRKVVTLLMKEISPLPAEKHTIDLEFKAEPFGKLKVSVDDVITDKKDFEVKIPRNDEDDYSDDAIKTRQDFLKEQTGKSIQHINQYSIDPHSLQGNIEHFMGVAQVPMGIAGPIKVNGEHAKGEFLIPMATTEGTLVASYNRGMKVANMCGGIKSTVQDDAMQRAPVFVFDDARGARDFVQWIKDNFDKIREEAEATSSIAKLTYIDHYLSNKFAFLRFNFKTGDAAGQNMVGRATFAACGWILDHYKGGIKNFYLESNFATDKKASQINIMRTRGKRVTAEVTIKKEVLEQVMRVEPAQLDYHNRVASIGSFLSGVNNNGLHSANGITAMFIATGQDVANVSESSAGIIYTELTKEGDLYLSLTIPSLIVATYGGGTGIGTQKECLELLDCFGKDKVYKFAEIVAAVALAGEISLASAISSSDWVSSHEQYGRNR; this comes from the coding sequence ATGTTTATTCCTAGCATTTTACTGAAACAGCTCTACACAAGAGGAAGCCTAACTAACGTTGATGGAGGGGTGAAGTTTTCTTTGAAAAATAGACTTAAAGACGCTAAGCTCCTTGAGATTCTCAGTGTAAAACTCAACAAAAAACCCATTCCACTGGAAGATGTATCCATTCTCTTTGGAGACAAGGAAGCGATTGCCGCCTTGGAACTGAAACATGCTGGAGAGTTGGATTTTCCATTAAGAAAAGTAGTAACGCTACTGATGAAGGAGATATCTCCGCTTCCTGCCGAAAAGCACACCATTGATTTGGAATTCAAAGCAGAACCTTTTGGGAAATTAAAAGTCAGTGTCGATGATGTGATTACAGACAAAAAAGACTTTGAAGTTAAAATCCCTCGTAATGATGAGGATGACTATTCGGATGATGCAATCAAAACACGTCAGGATTTCCTAAAAGAACAGACAGGAAAAAGCATTCAGCATATTAATCAGTATAGCATTGACCCGCACTCCCTTCAAGGAAATATTGAGCACTTTATGGGCGTAGCACAAGTCCCAATGGGAATTGCAGGTCCAATCAAGGTAAATGGGGAGCATGCAAAAGGGGAGTTTCTGATCCCGATGGCTACAACGGAAGGAACCTTGGTTGCCTCTTACAATAGGGGTATGAAAGTGGCAAATATGTGTGGTGGCATCAAGTCAACCGTACAGGATGATGCCATGCAGCGAGCACCTGTGTTTGTTTTTGATGATGCCAGAGGTGCACGTGATTTTGTCCAATGGATAAAAGACAACTTTGATAAGATAAGAGAAGAGGCTGAAGCTACCTCATCAATAGCTAAACTGACATATATAGATCATTACCTTTCCAACAAATTTGCCTTCCTCCGTTTCAATTTTAAGACGGGTGATGCAGCTGGACAGAATATGGTTGGTAGAGCAACATTTGCAGCATGCGGCTGGATTTTGGATCATTACAAAGGTGGTATCAAAAACTTTTACCTTGAGTCAAATTTTGCTACCGATAAGAAAGCCTCTCAGATCAATATTATGCGTACGAGGGGCAAGCGTGTAACGGCGGAAGTAACGATCAAGAAAGAAGTACTTGAACAGGTGATGAGGGTAGAGCCTGCTCAGCTTGATTATCACAACCGAGTAGCTTCAATAGGCTCATTCTTGTCAGGAGTAAATAATAATGGATTACACTCTGCCAATGGCATTACAGCGATGTTTATTGCAACAGGTCAGGATGTGGCAAACGTATCTGAGTCTTCGGCTGGTATTATTTACACCGAACTGACAAAAGAGGGAGACCTTTATCTTTCTCTGACAATTCCATCGTTGATCGTGGCTACATATGGTGGTGGAACCGGAATCGGTACACAAAAGGAATGCCTTGAGTTGTTGGACTGTTTTGGAAAGGATAAGGTATATAAGTTTGCAGAAATAGTGGCAGCTGTTGCCTTGGCAGGAGAGATTTCGCTAGCCTCAGCTATATCATCTTCCGATTGGGTATCCTCTCATGAGCAGTATGGCAGAAACAGATAG
- a CDS encoding sterol desaturase family protein: protein MQFLMSHYDRILQQVNQLELPQIIIWAAPVMFLLVMIEFIYSIKRNKNLYNKYDLAASVGIGLTNVLINSIIKGIIFVLVYTAYEFAPFKLPSSWWTIIPCLIAIDFARYWAHRVAHENRFFWATHVPHHSSEYYNLSVSFRLSWIQFVKFIFFVPVAAMGFDPFIFFIAHQIEVLYQFWIHTEVIRKLPRPIEYIFVTPSHHRVHHARNPKYIDKNYGSTLIIWDRMFNTFQPEEEQPDYGITKPVNSYNPVTLVFHELVDILKDMGKTKGLKNKIKILLGRP, encoded by the coding sequence ATGCAGTTTTTGATGAGTCATTATGACAGGATTTTGCAACAAGTCAATCAGCTAGAATTGCCTCAAATTATTATATGGGCAGCTCCTGTCATGTTTCTTCTTGTAATGATTGAGTTCATCTACTCAATTAAGCGTAACAAGAATCTTTACAATAAATACGATCTGGCAGCCTCTGTTGGAATTGGTCTGACAAACGTCCTGATTAACTCCATCATCAAAGGAATTATTTTCGTACTGGTATATACTGCTTATGAGTTTGCTCCTTTTAAGTTACCTTCAAGTTGGTGGACAATCATTCCATGTCTGATTGCTATTGATTTTGCTCGTTATTGGGCGCACAGAGTTGCGCACGAAAATCGATTTTTCTGGGCTACTCACGTACCGCACCATTCGTCCGAATATTATAACCTTTCAGTATCATTCCGTCTTTCTTGGATTCAGTTTGTAAAGTTTATATTCTTTGTGCCCGTAGCAGCAATGGGCTTTGATCCTTTTATTTTCTTTATCGCTCACCAGATTGAAGTACTTTATCAGTTTTGGATACATACTGAAGTTATCCGTAAACTACCAAGACCTATTGAGTATATTTTTGTTACGCCTTCACACCACAGGGTACACCATGCTAGGAACCCTAAATATATTGACAAAAACTATGGATCTACTTTGATTATTTGGGACAGAATGTTCAACACATTTCAACCTGAAGAGGAGCAACCAGATTATGGCATTACAAAACCTGTAAACAGCTACAACCCTGTTACACTTGTATTCCATGAACTCGTAGATATTCTTAAAGATATGGGTAAAACCAAAGGACTGAAAAACAAAATCAAGATCCTCTTAGGAAGACCTTAA
- a CDS encoding MFS transporter, with protein sequence MAFSKQEKTILYLLASVSFTNILDFMVMMPLGHEFQTVFSLSPPQWSTVVSAYTFAAGISGVTSIFFIDKIERKRFLLTLYIGFIIGTIFCGLAQGYYTLVAARAFTGIFGGVINALLFALVGDLIKPQDRGKGIGILMMGFSPASALGVPFGLYFGVTFSWRVPFFAIAAMGLVLLVLLFRYIPVVDTHVKLNKGQSPLPQLLQVFKNPNQLKALAGAFAMFCGHFIIVPFLAPYMVSNVGFEEVQLTWIYFAGGVITIFTSPFIGKLSDQIGKFPVMAILAFLATIPMVIITNLESAPVWFVLIFTTVFFITGGRSIPGNAIILSTALPAQRGSFMSIRAAVQQFASATAAFSAGFILTQTPDGKYDHYEIAGYVGVLLTIISVIILKKVKEQY encoded by the coding sequence ATGGCTTTTAGCAAGCAAGAAAAAACCATTCTTTACCTGCTGGCATCTGTTAGCTTTACCAATATTTTGGACTTCATGGTTATGATGCCTTTAGGGCACGAATTTCAAACTGTCTTCTCATTATCACCTCCACAATGGAGTACTGTTGTATCTGCTTATACTTTTGCCGCTGGTATCTCAGGAGTTACCTCTATTTTCTTTATTGATAAAATTGAGCGAAAGCGCTTCCTATTGACCTTATATATTGGTTTTATTATAGGAACCATATTCTGTGGCCTTGCTCAAGGGTACTATACATTGGTTGCAGCCAGAGCATTTACTGGGATTTTTGGAGGTGTAATCAATGCGCTACTGTTTGCACTGGTTGGAGACCTAATCAAACCACAGGACAGAGGCAAAGGCATTGGGATCTTGATGATGGGCTTTTCTCCTGCCTCAGCTTTGGGAGTTCCCTTCGGACTGTACTTTGGCGTAACGTTTAGTTGGCGGGTACCATTTTTTGCTATTGCAGCGATGGGATTAGTTTTGTTGGTTTTGCTTTTTCGCTATATTCCCGTAGTGGATACACATGTAAAGTTGAATAAAGGGCAATCCCCACTCCCACAACTATTACAGGTATTTAAAAACCCAAATCAGCTTAAAGCTCTTGCCGGTGCTTTCGCTATGTTTTGCGGACACTTTATCATTGTACCATTTCTTGCTCCTTATATGGTTTCCAACGTTGGTTTTGAAGAAGTACAGTTAACTTGGATCTACTTTGCCGGCGGTGTGATCACTATCTTCACTTCTCCGTTTATTGGGAAGCTTTCAGACCAAATTGGCAAGTTTCCTGTTATGGCTATTTTAGCTTTTCTCGCTACAATACCTATGGTCATCATTACAAACCTTGAATCTGCTCCAGTTTGGTTCGTCCTGATATTTACCACTGTTTTCTTTATTACAGGAGGAAGGTCAATCCCTGGAAATGCCATTATTCTCAGTACAGCGCTTCCTGCTCAACGAGGAAGCTTTATGAGTATCAGAGCTGCAGTACAACAATTTGCTTCAGCTACAGCTGCATTCAGTGCTGGTTTTATCCTCACTCAAACACCTGATGGCAAATATGACCACTATGAAATAGCGGGCTATGTGGGCGTTTTACTGACCATTATTTCTGTTATTATTTTGAAAAAAGTCAAAGAGCAATATTGA
- a CDS encoding glycosyltransferase 87 family protein, whose protein sequence is MFEKLQIGQNKKLAFYLLLLLSLVGYYWLMYESPREHFFTLILIWGGLFLMYWLMIKSKPNNRDIWIAIMAFRAILLFAIPTHSDDIYRFIWDGILNLEGGNPFEKVPSEWMNMGSHALVQDEFLYKQMNSPEFFTIYPPVCQVWFTLGAFFYQKGGMLSAVVAMRFVTLLVEACTCILLFHFLDKSTKKLSLYALNPLVIIELTGNLHPEVWMVMGLIGSFYYLKRQNLFISALLFAVAVCAKLLPLMFLPLLLFYLGWRKALLYYLVVGGITIMAFLPYIDFETLQHLVESVDLYFRKFEFNASFYYVVRWIGFQVKGYNIIAKAGPALSLVTVTVILTLMVKSYFDKNGLNGYIKNVLVVLTVYLLMSPIVHPWYLTTLVMLGVVSEFKYPLIWSFTVILSYWAYQWADYHESMILIFVEYLLVFLFIFKEKSKIFE, encoded by the coding sequence ATGTTTGAGAAGCTTCAAATAGGGCAAAATAAAAAATTAGCTTTTTACTTGCTGCTTTTGCTGTCACTAGTAGGTTACTATTGGCTGATGTATGAAAGCCCTAGGGAACATTTTTTTACGTTGATTCTGATTTGGGGTGGATTGTTTTTGATGTATTGGTTAATGATAAAATCAAAACCAAATAATAGAGACATATGGATAGCAATCATGGCTTTTAGAGCCATTTTGCTTTTTGCAATCCCAACTCACTCAGATGATATTTACCGTTTTATTTGGGATGGAATACTCAACCTTGAAGGGGGGAATCCATTTGAAAAAGTGCCTTCAGAATGGATGAATATGGGAAGCCATGCGTTGGTACAGGATGAGTTTCTTTATAAGCAGATGAATTCCCCTGAATTCTTTACAATCTATCCACCAGTATGTCAGGTGTGGTTTACCTTGGGTGCATTTTTCTATCAGAAAGGGGGAATGCTATCAGCCGTAGTTGCTATGCGGTTTGTTACGCTACTTGTTGAAGCTTGTACCTGTATACTGTTATTCCATTTCTTAGATAAAAGCACGAAGAAACTATCTCTTTATGCACTTAACCCTCTAGTGATTATTGAACTGACAGGGAATCTCCACCCTGAAGTGTGGATGGTGATGGGACTTATAGGCTCGTTTTATTATCTAAAAAGGCAAAACCTGTTCATATCTGCACTTTTATTTGCAGTGGCTGTATGTGCCAAACTGTTACCTTTAATGTTTTTACCCTTATTGCTTTTTTATCTTGGTTGGCGTAAAGCATTGCTTTATTACCTGGTAGTAGGGGGGATCACAATCATGGCATTCCTTCCATATATTGATTTTGAAACACTCCAACATCTGGTTGAAAGTGTAGACTTATATTTTAGGAAGTTTGAGTTCAATGCGTCTTTCTATTATGTGGTCAGGTGGATCGGTTTTCAGGTAAAAGGATACAATATCATAGCCAAAGCAGGACCTGCTTTATCATTGGTTACAGTGACAGTCATTCTGACCTTGATGGTAAAATCATATTTTGACAAGAATGGTCTTAATGGGTACATAAAGAATGTCCTAGTTGTGCTGACAGTCTATCTATTAATGTCTCCGATAGTCCACCCATGGTACCTTACTACATTGGTAATGTTAGGTGTCGTTTCTGAGTTCAAGTACCCCTTGATCTGGTCATTTACAGTTATCCTTTCTTATTGGGCTTACCAATGGGCGGATTATCATGAAAGCATGATTTTAATATTTGTTGAATATTTATTGGTTTTTCTTTTCATTTTTAAAGAAAAGAGTAAAATATTTGAATGA
- a CDS encoding pyridoxal phosphate-dependent aminotransferase: MRQKLLRAGADELNYEIRGIVKKAEQLQKLGKEIYWENIGDPIQKNHRMAAWMKEIIGELAQEDATYGYCHSKGVLATREFLAERTNQLNGVQITADDILFFNGLGDAIAKLYQFLVPSSRIIGPSPAYSTHSSAEGAHANAHPLTYKLDPENNWYPDMDDLYLKVKYNPNIVGILIINPDNPTGMVYPLEILQRFVEIAKEFDLFLVCDEIYSNITYNGAKAYKLAEYIEDVPGISLNGISKELPWPGSRCGWMEYYNRDKDEQFNRLCNTLDNAKMIEVCATKLPQLAIPLILSDERYQPYRDALNEKIGQRSKLITELLGDLPQLHFNETFGAFYNTIIFKDEVLKKGQEIEIEDPKVKALLDGWLESDPNMSLDKRFVYYLLASKGVCVVPVSSFCSDLQGFRVTLLEEDETLMRETFTHIREAVLEYTGAYSYSSK; encoded by the coding sequence ATGAGGCAGAAACTGTTGAGAGCAGGTGCTGATGAATTGAATTATGAAATTCGTGGCATCGTAAAAAAAGCGGAACAACTCCAGAAACTCGGCAAAGAGATTTACTGGGAGAATATTGGTGACCCTATCCAGAAGAACCATCGTATGGCCGCCTGGATGAAAGAAATAATTGGAGAATTAGCCCAAGAGGATGCCACATATGGTTATTGTCATTCCAAAGGTGTTTTGGCCACAAGAGAGTTTTTGGCAGAAAGAACAAACCAGCTAAATGGTGTACAGATTACTGCGGATGATATACTTTTCTTTAATGGATTGGGAGATGCCATTGCAAAGCTATATCAGTTTCTGGTACCTTCTTCTCGTATTATAGGTCCATCACCTGCTTATTCAACACATTCATCAGCAGAAGGCGCACATGCCAATGCGCATCCACTCACTTATAAACTGGATCCTGAAAATAACTGGTATCCAGATATGGATGACCTATATCTGAAGGTGAAGTATAATCCGAATATTGTTGGGATTCTGATTATCAATCCTGATAACCCTACAGGAATGGTTTATCCTTTGGAGATTCTACAGCGGTTTGTGGAGATCGCGAAGGAGTTTGACCTGTTTTTGGTATGTGATGAAATTTATTCGAATATCACATATAATGGTGCCAAGGCTTATAAGCTAGCTGAGTACATTGAGGATGTGCCTGGTATATCGCTGAATGGTATTTCTAAAGAACTACCTTGGCCGGGGTCTCGCTGTGGATGGATGGAGTATTATAACCGTGATAAGGATGAGCAATTTAACAGGCTTTGTAATACACTTGACAATGCCAAAATGATTGAGGTATGTGCCACTAAGTTGCCACAGCTTGCTATTCCACTTATTCTGTCTGATGAGCGTTATCAACCATACCGTGATGCACTTAATGAGAAAATCGGTCAGCGTAGTAAACTGATTACAGAATTACTTGGGGACTTGCCACAGCTTCATTTTAACGAGACATTTGGCGCATTTTACAATACCATCATCTTTAAGGATGAAGTACTGAAAAAGGGACAGGAGATTGAAATTGAAGATCCGAAAGTAAAGGCACTGTTAGATGGCTGGTTGGAAAGTGACCCTAATATGTCACTTGACAAGCGCTTTGTATACTACCTGCTAGCATCTAAAGGAGTTTGTGTGGTGCCAGTTTCTTCTTTCTGTTCAGATTTACAGGGTTTTCGAGTGACGTTGCTGGAAGAAGATGAAACATTGATGAGAGAAACTTTTACCCATATTAGAGAGGCAGTACTAGAATATACGGGAGCTTATAGCTATTCAAGTAAATGA
- a CDS encoding DUF4097 family beta strand repeat-containing protein, with product MKRSTYKLYLLLLIGLLTFNIPVWAQEEASREFEDTYKVNSDEKLSLHNKFGTVFIETSATNSIIVKVEIKAWAKNEEKAQSILDMIKIKKDHTGGVIFYETSPPDNNWSNNNKGFEINYYVKMPKGNPLDVSNKYGNVELGDFNGKLELDVAYGQLRAQRIESPIADIKLSYSGGEIESIKRGDMRTRYCSTIKIEEVGDLQMDDKYGGIAIERAGQVRGSSSYASLSIGNLQTLLELESKYGSVKVDDTHKSFSGIMVDSSYGSVKLGFEDSSNFDFEVHTRYGGFSSKLDGVDIYKEITRNTSGDYEGRKGSEGSGKKVTVYANYGSVTFR from the coding sequence ATGAAACGATCAACTTATAAGCTATACTTACTATTACTGATAGGACTTCTCACCTTCAACATTCCAGTTTGGGCGCAAGAAGAAGCTTCACGAGAATTTGAAGATACGTACAAGGTTAACTCAGATGAGAAACTCTCTCTACATAATAAGTTCGGTACGGTCTTCATTGAAACCAGTGCTACAAATTCTATTATAGTAAAAGTAGAAATCAAGGCTTGGGCTAAAAATGAAGAGAAAGCCCAAAGCATCCTTGACATGATCAAGATCAAAAAAGATCACACAGGTGGTGTAATATTCTACGAAACAAGTCCACCAGATAATAACTGGTCAAACAATAACAAGGGGTTTGAAATCAACTACTATGTAAAAATGCCGAAAGGAAACCCACTTGATGTATCCAACAAGTATGGTAATGTTGAGCTTGGTGACTTCAATGGCAAGCTAGAACTGGATGTTGCTTATGGACAACTGAGAGCGCAACGTATTGAAAGCCCTATTGCTGATATAAAGTTGAGTTACAGTGGTGGCGAAATCGAAAGTATCAAGCGTGGAGATATGCGTACAAGGTATTGCAGTACTATCAAAATTGAAGAAGTTGGTGACCTACAAATGGATGACAAATATGGAGGCATCGCTATCGAACGTGCTGGTCAGGTCAGAGGAAGTTCTTCCTATGCAAGCTTAAGTATCGGGAACTTGCAGACTCTGCTAGAGCTGGAAAGTAAATATGGGTCTGTAAAAGTAGATGACACCCATAAAAGTTTCTCTGGAATTATGGTAGACTCTTCTTACGGATCAGTAAAACTAGGTTTTGAAGATTCCAGCAATTTTGATTTTGAGGTTCACACCCGTTATGGTGGTTTCTCCTCAAAATTGGATGGTGTAGATATTTACAAAGAAATAACCAGAAATACATCCGGAGATTATGAAGGTAGAAAAGGCAGTGAAGGCTCCGGTAAAAAAGTAACTGTTTATGCAAATTATGGAAGTGTCACTTTCAGATAA
- a CDS encoding RNA polymerase sigma factor has translation MTLIERCKTGDRKAQYEVYKQYAKPMFNVCVRITNSIEEAEDVMQEAFLKMFRSLESYKGDATFGAWFKRIVVNESINHIRRRKLSVLSMDEMQHDLPEAGAQDKEDLHLSVDRVREAIQLLPDGYRIVFSLYLLEGYDHSEIAEILQISESASKSQYSRAKKKLRELLAS, from the coding sequence ATGACACTAATAGAGAGATGTAAAACAGGTGACAGAAAAGCACAATACGAGGTTTATAAGCAATATGCCAAACCGATGTTTAACGTATGTGTCCGAATCACCAACAGTATAGAAGAAGCTGAAGATGTAATGCAAGAAGCTTTTCTGAAGATGTTCAGAAGTCTTGAGTCCTATAAGGGTGATGCTACATTTGGAGCCTGGTTCAAAAGAATTGTGGTCAATGAGAGTATCAACCATATCAGACGACGCAAACTATCTGTACTCAGTATGGATGAGATGCAGCACGACTTACCCGAGGCTGGCGCACAAGACAAGGAAGACCTTCACCTTAGTGTTGACAGGGTAAGGGAAGCCATTCAACTATTGCCGGATGGCTACCGAATTGTCTTTTCTCTTTATCTGCTGGAAGGCTATGACCACAGTGAGATTGCTGAAATATTACAAATTTCAGAGTCTGCTTCAAAGTCACAGTACAGCAGAGCCAAAAAGAAACTCAGAGAACTATTGGCCTCATAA
- a CDS encoding Fur family transcriptional regulator yields the protein MNSLEILNAHGLRRTGSRTSILEIFMRSDIALSENDIEANIHGMCDRATIYRTLKTFLENDILHKVLDENNIVKYAMCNHDHCTDHVHNHEHVHFKCDKCGHTICMDQIPIQHVKLPDGYTMQEANFLVIGTCNKCNA from the coding sequence ATGAACTCATTAGAAATATTAAATGCACATGGATTAAGGAGAACAGGTAGCCGTACCTCTATTCTGGAGATTTTTATGCGCTCAGACATCGCATTATCTGAAAATGACATAGAGGCAAATATCCATGGCATGTGTGATAGAGCTACGATTTACAGAACACTAAAGACATTTCTGGAAAATGACATTCTCCATAAGGTATTGGATGAAAACAATATTGTAAAGTATGCGATGTGTAACCACGACCATTGTACAGACCATGTACATAATCATGAGCACGTACACTTCAAATGTGATAAATGTGGACACACTATCTGCATGGACCAGATTCCGATACAGCATGTCAAACTCCCCGATGGCTATACCATGCAAGAAGCAAACTTCCTGGTCATTGGAACGTGTAATAAATGTAATGCATAA
- a CDS encoding MlaD family protein, with protein sequence MTKEIKVGLFTILAGAILYIGFNFLKGIDVFSDEDIYYVIYDQTPGLLESNAIKMNGVQVGTVKDIAFLPSDINKIQVTLSIDSDIRIPRNTLAMLADNGLLGEKMIDLSIKNREGGYYEGGDTLPGKIEESVLSALQKKADPLAVSLQSTMDSAQQLMAIYAEVGIKAQGMLIEATKMITQNQIVLNNSLKELQGTLNTLNTTLPSVVTKLETFTDSLNQSNIPSTIADAQQTVNELQKTLDAINKAEGTMGKLVKDQTLHTEMVQTMQDLDALLIDFKEHPKRYVHFSVFGKKDKGSKKDEPKEVTEQDSTKDSK encoded by the coding sequence GTGACGAAAGAAATTAAAGTCGGCCTTTTCACAATACTGGCTGGTGCGATCTTATATATAGGTTTTAATTTTTTGAAAGGTATTGATGTATTCTCTGATGAAGATATCTACTATGTAATTTATGACCAGACACCTGGACTACTGGAATCTAATGCCATCAAAATGAATGGTGTTCAAGTAGGTACTGTTAAAGATATAGCATTCCTTCCAAGTGATATAAACAAGATTCAAGTTACACTCTCCATCGACAGTGATATTAGAATCCCTAGAAATACGCTTGCGATGCTTGCCGACAATGGGTTACTTGGTGAGAAAATGATCGACTTGTCGATCAAAAATAGAGAAGGTGGCTATTATGAAGGCGGAGACACTCTTCCTGGTAAAATCGAAGAAAGTGTACTGTCTGCTCTTCAGAAAAAGGCAGACCCTTTGGCTGTTTCACTTCAGAGTACAATGGACAGTGCACAGCAACTGATGGCTATTTATGCTGAAGTTGGTATCAAGGCACAAGGTATGTTGATAGAAGCCACAAAGATGATTACGCAAAATCAAATCGTGCTCAACAACTCTCTGAAAGAACTCCAAGGTACGCTTAATACCCTGAATACGACACTGCCTTCTGTTGTTACCAAACTTGAGACATTTACTGACAGTCTGAACCAGTCGAATATTCCTTCAACTATTGCAGATGCACAGCAAACAGTGAATGAGCTTCAGAAAACATTGGATGCCATTAATAAGGCTGAAGGAACGATGGGTAAACTGGTCAAAGATCAGACGCTACATACTGAAATGGTACAAACAATGCAAGATTTGGATGCCCTACTGATTGATTTTAAAGAGCATCCGAAAAGATATGTACACTTCTCTGTCTTTGGCAAAAAAGACAAAGGCAGTAAAAAAGACGAACCTAAAGAGGTTACAGAACAAGACTCAACAAAAGACTCCAAATAA